Proteins from one Desulfonema limicola genomic window:
- a CDS encoding formylglycine-generating enzyme family protein, giving the protein MKRFKKICSMQALFFISVLIICSAACSAALAGAALDVDGNGTVDGATDALLVNRYVHGFRGASLIAGAVGSGCTRCSALDIETYLAAMVASGDGGDTYTNGLGMTFKNIPAGTFMMGSPAHELGRSSDENQHQVTLTKSFYIQTTEVTQAQWTSVMGSNPSDFTACGNNCPVESVSWNDVQDFITKMNLRGEGTYRLPTEAEWEYSARAGSTTAFTNGGITNTSCDTLDSNLNIIGWYCGNANSTVHTVSQKQANAWGLYDMHGNVWEWCQDWYGTYPADAVSDPAGPFAGEYRVKRGGSWYGAAQYCRSADRGSRYPSGGSYSIGFRLVLSQVSR; this is encoded by the coding sequence ATGAAAAGGTTTAAAAAAATATGTTCAATGCAGGCGTTATTTTTTATTTCGGTTTTGATTATATGCAGTGCAGCCTGTTCTGCTGCCCTGGCTGGGGCTGCATTGGATGTTGACGGAAACGGCACTGTTGACGGAGCTACGGATGCTCTTTTGGTAAACCGATATGTTCACGGGTTCAGGGGGGCTTCGCTTATTGCCGGTGCAGTTGGTTCAGGGTGTACCCGTTGTTCGGCTTTGGATATTGAGACCTACCTGGCGGCAATGGTGGCTTCAGGAGACGGCGGAGATACATATACAAATGGATTGGGCATGACATTTAAAAATATTCCGGCAGGGACTTTTATGATGGGGAGCCCTGCGCATGAATTAGGAAGAAGCAGCGATGAAAACCAGCACCAGGTAACCCTTACTAAATCCTTTTATATCCAGACTACTGAAGTAACCCAGGCTCAATGGACCTCAGTTATGGGCAGCAATCCATCTGATTTTACTGCCTGCGGGAACAACTGCCCGGTTGAATCAGTGTCGTGGAACGATGTCCAGGATTTTATTACTAAAATGAACCTGCGGGGTGAAGGAACATACAGACTGCCTACGGAAGCAGAATGGGAATATTCAGCACGGGCAGGGAGTACCACGGCATTTACTAATGGCGGAATTACAAATACTTCTTGTGATACTCTTGATTCCAATTTGAATATTATTGGGTGGTATTGCGGAAATGCAAACAGTACAGTTCATACTGTTTCACAAAAACAGGCAAATGCCTGGGGACTTTATGACATGCACGGAAATGTCTGGGAGTGGTGCCAGGACTGGTACGGAACTTATCCTGCTGATGCTGTAAGTGATCCTGCTGGACCCTTTGCAGGCGAATACCGAGTTAAGCGTGGCGGATCGTGGTATGGTGCCGCGCAGTACTGCCGGTCAGCCGACCGCGGCAGCCGATATCCGTCTGGCGGGAGTTACAGCATCGGCTTCCGGCTTGTCCTTTCCCAGGTCAGTAGGTGA
- a CDS encoding transposase — translation MSHIGSALTLAEKKLVVHVKHYFDREKKLSLKNNKDICVDNSARRAAQATNLSEVTVWRIMAEYNKNKTLSSPVPKGSSPYAVNDCVKTICQDIIRSYNIRREHLSLRLLAGILNDEFGIAVARETLRRSLYRWKILHGSVQRHTALRERDYVVKARREYLIRKRYLNNSKRMLVYLDETFINKNYSGSDSAWYCSDWNNDSRLDKSFGPYINKPAGKGERFIILNAVTKDGWVNGTQLVFQANRRTGDYHGSMEEENFTRWLTTQLLPNIADNSVIIMDNAPYHNMFLEDNVPALTSSKSVLQKWLTENNIAFSEDFLRIQLIDLINQHRPQRMFKLDFMLRNDPLYKDRNIEILRTPQYHPELQPIEKCWAVMKQYMARHCNFTLKGLRKNLETAWTKVTSETMEGIMEKVTFWENHHFEQDSLLDSIDDKYGANYVEDDE, via the coding sequence ATGTCACACATAGGAAGTGCTTTAACTCTTGCTGAAAAAAAACTGGTTGTTCACGTTAAACATTACTTCGACAGAGAAAAAAAACTTTCTCTCAAGAATAATAAGGATATTTGCGTTGACAATTCGGCCAGACGTGCTGCCCAGGCTACGAATCTTTCAGAAGTTACTGTATGGCGAATAATGGCAGAATATAATAAAAATAAGACATTGTCTTCGCCTGTTCCGAAAGGTTCTTCTCCGTATGCAGTAAATGATTGTGTAAAGACGATTTGTCAGGATATCATTCGTTCATACAATATCCGCCGTGAGCATCTTAGTTTGCGACTTCTTGCCGGGATTTTAAATGATGAATTCGGAATCGCAGTTGCACGGGAAACACTGAGACGGTCTTTATATCGTTGGAAAATTCTTCATGGTTCTGTACAGCGTCATACCGCGCTTCGTGAACGTGATTATGTTGTAAAGGCACGGAGAGAATATCTTATCCGGAAGAGATATCTGAACAATAGCAAAAGAATGCTCGTTTACCTTGATGAAACTTTTATAAACAAAAATTACAGTGGTTCTGATAGTGCATGGTATTGCAGTGACTGGAATAACGATTCCCGTCTTGACAAGTCATTCGGTCCTTATATAAACAAACCTGCCGGTAAAGGCGAACGGTTTATTATACTCAATGCAGTAACAAAAGACGGGTGGGTTAATGGAACCCAACTTGTTTTTCAGGCAAACCGACGCACTGGTGACTATCATGGTTCAATGGAGGAGGAAAACTTTACACGATGGTTGACAACTCAGCTACTTCCCAACATAGCAGATAATTCTGTTATTATTATGGATAATGCCCCATATCATAATATGTTCCTTGAAGATAATGTTCCGGCATTGACCAGCAGTAAGTCAGTTCTTCAGAAATGGTTAACCGAGAACAATATTGCATTCAGTGAGGATTTTCTTCGTATTCAGCTTATTGATTTAATAAATCAGCATCGTCCTCAAAGAATGTTCAAACTTGATTTTATGCTCCGCAATGATCCGCTATATAAAGATCGTAACATTGAGATTTTACGTACACCTCAGTATCACCCGGAACTGCAACCGATTGAAAAATGCTGGGCTGTAATGAAACAATATATGGCCCGGCATTGTAATTTTACCCTTAAAGGATTACGTAAGAATTTGGAAACAGCATGGACAAAAGTTACTTCTGAAACAATGGAAGGAATTATGGAAAAAGTGACTTTTTGGGAAAATCATCATTTTGAACAAGACAGTTTGCTTGATTCTATAGATGACAAATATGGAGCAAATTATGTTGAGGATGACGAGTAA
- a CDS encoding 2-oxoacid:acceptor oxidoreductase family protein: MQSEVMFAGFGGQGILMSGKILAQAAMHAGYEVVWIPSYGPEMRGGTAYCTVVISDRPIGSPIIKNPSHLVAMNRPSLEKFAPVVKPGGVILINNSLITVRSRRDDIDELIVPATDIANELGSVKAANIVALSAFVARSRIIDFELMKETIKEEFAAKAKFIPLNMAAVEAGKKAAEK; the protein is encoded by the coding sequence ATGCAAAGTGAAGTCATGTTTGCCGGTTTCGGCGGCCAGGGAATTCTGATGAGCGGGAAAATACTTGCCCAGGCAGCAATGCACGCAGGCTATGAGGTTGTATGGATTCCTTCATACGGGCCTGAAATGCGCGGCGGTACTGCATACTGCACAGTGGTTATAAGCGACCGCCCTATTGGTTCCCCTATTATCAAAAACCCTTCCCATCTGGTGGCTATGAACCGGCCTTCATTGGAAAAATTTGCGCCGGTTGTTAAACCTGGAGGAGTAATATTGATAAACAATTCCCTGATTACCGTGAGAAGCAGACGGGATGATATAGATGAACTGATAGTACCTGCTACTGATATTGCCAATGAACTGGGAAGTGTAAAAGCTGCAAATATTGTTGCTCTTTCAGCTTTTGTAGCCAGAAGCAGAATTATTGATTTTGAATTGATGAAAGAAACCATTAAGGAAGAATTTGCTGCAAAAGCAAAATTTATTCCCCTGAATATGGCAGCAGTGGAGGCAGGAAAAAAAGCGGCTGAGAAATAG
- a CDS encoding thiamine pyrophosphate-dependent enzyme yields the protein MGKIFNRPEALTDAHTHYCPGCTHGVIHRLVAEVIDELGIRKRTVGIAPVGCAVLAYNYFSCDFQEAAHGRAPAMATGIKRVRPDLVVFTYQGDGDLASIGMGEIIHAANRGEKFTTIFVNNAIYGMTGGQMAPTTMPGQKTTTSPLGRDVSLTGMPIRMAELLSSLATPGYITRQTVITPKYINKTKKAIKKAFTYQMEGKCFSLVEVVSTCPTNWGMTPIEAVKWTEETLLPYFKLGEYKIPEE from the coding sequence ATGGGAAAAATATTTAACAGACCAGAGGCTCTTACCGATGCTCACACCCATTACTGTCCAGGATGCACTCATGGAGTGATTCACAGACTTGTAGCAGAAGTTATTGATGAACTGGGTATCCGGAAACGTACTGTTGGAATTGCACCGGTTGGATGTGCAGTACTTGCTTATAATTATTTTTCATGTGATTTCCAGGAAGCAGCCCACGGCCGAGCGCCTGCAATGGCAACAGGAATCAAAAGAGTCCGGCCTGATCTCGTGGTTTTTACCTACCAGGGAGACGGTGATCTTGCAAGTATAGGCATGGGTGAGATTATCCATGCAGCAAACAGGGGTGAGAAATTTACCACTATCTTTGTTAATAATGCAATTTACGGCATGACAGGCGGCCAGATGGCACCTACAACCATGCCAGGCCAGAAAACCACAACATCGCCTTTAGGACGCGATGTCAGCCTGACTGGTATGCCGATACGCATGGCAGAACTTCTTTCATCACTTGCAACACCTGGATATATTACAAGGCAGACTGTAATAACGCCCAAATATATCAACAAAACCAAAAAGGCCATTAAAAAAGCCTTTACCTATCAGATGGAAGGAAAATGCTTCAGCCTGGTTGAAGTGGTCAGTACATGCCCCACCAACTGGGGAATGACTCCAATAGAGGCTGTAAAATGGACAGAAGAAACCCTGCTGCCCTATTTTAAACTGGGTGAGTATAAGATTCCTGAAGAATAA
- the vorB gene encoding 3-methyl-2-oxobutanoate dehydrogenase subunit VorB, producing the protein MAKVLMKGNEAIGEAAIRAGCLNYFAYPITPQSEVAEYLSKRMPEAGGMFLQGESEVAVGYMLFGASGAGERVFTTSSSPGVSLMSEAISYIACAQCPVVFVNIIRGGPGLGGILPSQGDYFQATKGGGHGDYHLLVMAPDSVQEAVEMVMKAFPLAEKYRNPVMILGDGLIGQMMEPVEFPEYLSSTPTNKDEWAANGMDTRKSDKPNLVKSLFLDPKALNDRNLLLKSKYDRMKIEEVCYEAYNTDGDYQALIVSYGTMSRVCRTAIDFLKAQGIEIGMIRPQTLFPFPEEAVSKASEKQSCKIVLSIEMSMGQMVEDVKLSVLGKRPVKWYGKCGGEVPNPEEIMDVIKEHI; encoded by the coding sequence ATGGCAAAAGTATTAATGAAAGGAAACGAAGCAATAGGAGAGGCTGCAATCAGGGCAGGATGTCTTAATTATTTTGCATATCCCATTACCCCCCAGTCTGAAGTTGCTGAATATCTTTCAAAAAGAATGCCTGAAGCCGGGGGCATGTTTTTACAGGGAGAAAGTGAAGTAGCAGTAGGCTATATGCTTTTTGGGGCTTCAGGAGCAGGTGAAAGGGTTTTTACCACATCTTCAAGCCCGGGTGTAAGCCTTATGAGCGAGGCCATAAGTTATATTGCCTGTGCCCAGTGTCCTGTGGTATTTGTTAATATTATCAGGGGAGGACCCGGACTGGGAGGAATTCTGCCTTCTCAGGGTGATTATTTCCAGGCAACCAAAGGCGGAGGCCACGGAGATTATCATCTTCTGGTTATGGCACCTGACAGTGTTCAGGAAGCTGTTGAAATGGTTATGAAAGCTTTTCCCCTGGCTGAAAAATACCGTAATCCGGTTATGATCCTGGGAGACGGGCTTATAGGCCAGATGATGGAACCGGTTGAATTTCCAGAATATTTGAGCAGCACCCCCACCAATAAAGATGAATGGGCTGCTAACGGCATGGACACCAGGAAATCAGACAAACCCAACCTGGTTAAATCATTGTTTCTTGACCCAAAAGCCTTAAATGACAGAAACCTGCTTCTTAAATCCAAATATGACAGGATGAAAATTGAAGAGGTATGTTATGAGGCATACAATACTGATGGAGATTATCAGGCTCTTATTGTCAGTTATGGAACCATGAGCCGGGTGTGCAGAACAGCTATTGATTTTCTCAAAGCACAAGGTATTGAAATCGGCATGATCCGGCCCCAGACTCTTTTCCCCTTTCCAGAGGAAGCTGTATCAAAAGCCTCGGAAAAACAAAGCTGTAAAATTGTTTTGAGTATTGAAATGAGTATGGGGCAGATGGTGGAAGATGTTAAGTTGAGCGTGCTGGGAAAACGGCCTGTCAAATGGTACGGGAAATGCGGGGGTGAAGTCCCAAATCCCGAAGAAATAATGGATGTAATCAAGGAGCATATATAA
- a CDS encoding 4Fe-4S dicluster domain-containing protein — protein sequence MSYKHEIDADRCKGCGLCVEVCPKNVLEISEQVNTKGYFPAFQARPQDCIFCAICCTMCPDVAISINEIVEHAQKQEQGQG from the coding sequence ATGTCATATAAACATGAAATTGATGCTGACCGCTGCAAAGGCTGCGGATTATGCGTAGAGGTATGTCCAAAAAATGTTTTGGAAATATCTGAACAGGTCAATACAAAGGGATATTTCCCTGCTTTTCAGGCACGGCCGCAAGATTGTATTTTCTGTGCCATATGCTGCACCATGTGTCCTGATGTGGCTATCAGTATAAATGAAATTGTTGAACATGCCCAGAAACAGGAACAGGGGCAGGGATAA
- a CDS encoding cobalamin biosynthesis protein CbiA, with amino-acid sequence MKINLNGIVIIVGNYGSGKTEVAVNLAINRKQAGLDVRLADLDLVNPYFRSREARDVLTRLGIELVLPPDQYMNADLPILSPAVAGMLHAPSELALVDAGGDDAGATVLAALAHVLKGKDIRVLQVVNPYRPFTDTIQGCIKIRREIEYASKLMINGIIGNANLIDETTSAEINKGYDFVKNLSKQTLLPLEFITSDRELIPKLDLKRFSCPVLPVSRQLVPPWKKAGVINSSLV; translated from the coding sequence TTGAAAATTAACTTAAACGGAATTGTTATTATTGTAGGTAATTATGGAAGCGGTAAAACAGAGGTTGCTGTAAATCTTGCAATAAACAGGAAACAGGCAGGGCTTGATGTGCGTCTTGCAGACCTTGATCTTGTTAATCCTTACTTCAGAAGCCGTGAAGCAAGAGACGTACTGACCAGGCTTGGCATTGAACTGGTTTTGCCCCCTGATCAATATATGAATGCTGATCTTCCCATTCTCAGTCCTGCAGTTGCAGGTATGTTACATGCTCCCAGTGAACTGGCATTAGTGGATGCAGGCGGAGATGATGCAGGTGCAACGGTTCTTGCTGCCTTGGCTCATGTGTTAAAAGGTAAAGATATTCGTGTTCTTCAGGTGGTTAATCCTTACAGACCTTTTACCGATACAATACAGGGGTGCATTAAAATCCGCAGGGAAATCGAATATGCCTCCAAGTTAATGATTAACGGTATAATCGGCAATGCTAACCTGATTGATGAAACAACCTCAGCAGAAATAAACAAGGGATATGATTTTGTTAAAAATCTTTCAAAACAAACCCTTTTGCCTCTTGAGTTTATAACCTCTGACAGGGAATTGATCCCCAAGCTTGATTTAAAACGATTTTCATGTCCTGTCCTGCCTGTCAGCAGGCAGCTTGTTCCTCCCTGGAAAAAAGCTGGTGTAATAAATTCCAGTTTAGTTTAA